From the genome of Candidatus Deferrimicrobium borealis:
CGGCGCGGGAGTCATCGCGTCGGTGATCAACCGGCTGTGAACGGCTTCCTTTACTTCGATTGCTTCTCCGGGATCGCCGGGGACATGACGACGGCGGCGCTGCTCTCCCTTTCCGGCGCGGAGAGTGCGTTGCGCAAGGCGCTGAAAGGGGTGCCGCTCTCCGGCTACCGGCTCGCCGTGGAGCGGGGGACGTCCGGGGGAGTGGCGGGGACGCGGGTGGACGTGAACGTCTCCCGGGGGAAGGCCGCCGCGCGGCATCTTCCCGACATCGTCGCCCTGCTGCGCGCCTCCTCCCTGCCCGGCGGTATCCGCGCCCGGGCGATCTCCTGCTTCGAGCGGCTGGGAGAAGCGGAGGCGAAGGTTCACGGCATCCCGGTCGACAAGGTCCACTTCCACGAGGTCGGCGCGGTCGACGCGATCGTCGACATCGTGTCCGGATGCTTCCTGTTCGAGCACCTCGGCGCCCCGAAGGCGTTCTGCTCCTCCCTCCCCGGAGGGTCCGGCGAGGCATGGTCGGAACATGGGAAGATCCCCGTTCCCGGCCCGGCGACGCTCGAGCTGTTGCGGGACGCGCCGTGGCGGTTCGGGGAAGGGGACGGGGAGCTGGTGACGCCGACGGGGGCGGCGCTGCTGCGCGCGTTCGACGTCTCCTTCGGGAGGCCGCCGGGAATGACGGTGCGCGGCGTCGGGATCGGGCTGGGGCACCGGGAGATCCCGGGCCGGCCCAACCTGCTGCGCGTCGTCGCCGGGGACCCGGTGCCGGGGGCCCTCGGGCGGGACCGCGTCCTCGAGGTCGAGGCGAACATCGACGACATGAGCCCGCAGCGGTTCGAGCTCCTGATCGAGCGGGCGCTGGCCGCCG
Proteins encoded in this window:
- the larC gene encoding nickel pincer cofactor biosynthesis protein LarC, which codes for MNGFLYFDCFSGIAGDMTTAALLSLSGAESALRKALKGVPLSGYRLAVERGTSGGVAGTRVDVNVSRGKAAARHLPDIVALLRASSLPGGIRARAISCFERLGEAEAKVHGIPVDKVHFHEVGAVDAIVDIVSGCFLFEHLGAPKAFCSSLPGGSGEAWSEHGKIPVPGPATLELLRDAPWRFGEGDGELVTPTGAALLRAFDVSFGRPPGMTVRGVGIGLGHREIPGRPNLLRVVAGDPVPGALGRDRVLEVEANIDDMSPQRFELLIERALAAGALDVAILPATMKKNRPGWVLRLLCPEERLEIVSSAVFSVSTAIGLRFHACDRMKLDRAARALDTRYGRVRVKEATLPDGSVRPVPEYDDVKRIVRSGAATFDEVALEVAKAWRR